A part of Cotesia glomerata isolate CgM1 linkage group LG4, MPM_Cglom_v2.3, whole genome shotgun sequence genomic DNA contains:
- the LOC123263932 gene encoding uncharacterized protein LOC123263932: MHQWTKFRQDILKLTELQIPRWIQLQSNSYSVQLHGFSDASQLAMAAVVYLRVTDNAGQSKVTLICSKTRVAPIKRLTIPRLELSAAVLLAQLIKHTQVTLELQDVPVFLWTDSSKTLAWVKNNPMKWKEYVGNRVSTIHQTIPNAIWRYTSGKLNPADCASRGLNASQLSQHHLWWTGPPWLAQSPEYWPISVAPSPTEDLEERPGISLTTVIQPTIWDLIDLPCVKTFHKDLKKLLRITALCQQAISCFKQIPNSNVSTSPIGPADLEKAKLFWIKATQQAYFSSEISTILSGKPLAKSHALSRLTARLDHQGILRVGGRLQNSQLDSESKHPPILPSKCKLSELLIADAHTRTLHGGTQLTLSYLRRQCWILGGRAPIKSYIHHCLTCARTRAVRVQQLMAPLPTSRVTPSPVFETTGVDYAGPITLKTFQGRGAKKFKGWIAVFVCFSTSAIHLEAVSDYSTEDFLNTFRRFTSRRGICQTLHSDCGTNFKGADNELKRLFSQATSKSQELQRLLTNDGTNWKFNPPGAPHMGGKWEAAVKSVKRHLQSSISETSFTFEDFSTLLAQVEALLNSRPLSALSDDPEDLSALTPGHFIRGAALNSIPEPSLTSLKESRLSHFQRIQERFQQFWNRWSAECLSAHQSISKWRNQQDDVKLGSLVLITDERLPPSKWPLARVIQPHPGKDELTRIVTLKTAATTLTRPIVKLALLPLAPHQEQTD; this comes from the coding sequence ATGCATCAATGGACCAAGTTCCGACAAGACATCTTGAAACTAACTGAACTTCAAATACCCAGATGGATTCAGCTGCAATCTAATTCGTACTCCGTCCAACTACATGGATTCTCCGATGCATCTCAGCTAGCAATGGCAGCAGTTGTCTACCTCAGAGTAACTGATAATGCCGGACAGTCAAAGGTCACCCTCATCTGCTCAAAGACGAGGGTCGCTCCAATTAAGCGTCTAACTATCCCACGACTAGAACTTTCCGCAGCTGTACTTCTCGCCCAACTCATAAAGCATACACAAGTTACGTTGGAACTCCAAGATGTCCCAGTATTTCTATGGACCGATTCTTCAAAAACACTTGCATGGGTCAAAAATAACCCTATGAAATGGAAAGAATACGTTGGAAACAGAGTCTCAACTATTCATCAGACAATTCCAAATGCAATTTGGAGATACACGTCAGGAAAGCTTAATCCAGCAGACTGTGCTTCAAGAGGTCTAAACGCTTCTCAACTAAGTCAGCATCATCTCTGGTGGACAGGACCACCTTGGTTAGCTCAATCTCCTGAATATTGGCCAATCTCAGTAGCTCCATCTCCAACAGAAGATCTCGAGGAACGACCTGGCATCTCTTTAACAACAGTAATACAACCAACAATCTGGGATCTTATTGATCTTCCATGTGTAAAAACCTTTCACAAggatcttaaaaaattattacgaatAACAGCACTATGTCAGCAAGCCATCTCATGTTTTAAACAGATCCCCAACTCGAACGTATCAACATCTCCAATTGGACCTGCAGATTTAGAAAAAGCAAAACTCTTCTGGATAAAAGCAACTCAGCAAGCATACTTCTCATCAGAAATCAGCACCATCTTGTCAGGGAAACCACTAGCGAAGTCTCATGCCCTCTCTAGACTAACTGCAAGATTAGATCATCAAGGCATACTTCGAGTCGGAGGACGTCTTCAGAACTCTCAACTTGATTCAGAAAGCAAGCACCCACCAATACTTCCGAGTAAATGTAAACTGTCAGAACTTCTCATCGCTGATGCTCATACTCGAACCCTTCATGGTGGAACACAACTCACCTTATCGTATCTACGACGTCAGTGTTGGATTCTGGGCGGCAGAGCCCCTATAAAATCCTATATCCATCATTGCTTAACATGTGCTCGAACTCGAGCAGTCAGAGTTCAGCAACTCATGGCCCCTCTTCCAACATCTCGAGTCACTCCATCACCAGTCTTTGAAACCACTGGTGTGGACTACGCTGGACCCATAACTCTAAAAACATTTCAGGGAAGAGGTGCAAAAAAGTTTAAAGGGTGGATAGCAGTCTTCGTCTGTTTTTCAACGTCAGCAATTCATCTTGAAGCAGTCTCAGACTACTCAACCGAAGATTTTTTGAACACATTTCGAAGATTCACTAGTCGACGAGGAATCTGCCAAACATTACATAGCGATTGTGGAACCAATTTCAAAGGAGCTGACAATGAGTTGAAACGTCTCTTCTCCCAGGCTACGTCGAAATCACAAGAGCTCCAACGCCTACTAACCAATGATGGTACCAATTGGAAATTCAATCCCCCAGGAGCACCGCACATGGGAGGAAAATGGGAAGCTGCAGTAAAATCTGTCAAACGTCATCTCCAATCGTCAATCTCTGAAACCAGCTTCACATTTGAAGATTTTTCCACTCTTCTAGCACAAGTTGAAGCATTACTCAATTCAAGACCTCTCAGTGCTCTATCAGATGATCCAGAGGACCTCTCAGCCCTAACTCCAGGCCATTTCATCCGAGGAGCTGCGCTCAACTCAATACCTGAACCATCTCTAACTTCCCTAAAAGAGTCCAGACTATCTCATTTCCAACGGATTCAGGAACGATTTCAACAATTTTGGAATCGTTGGTCAGCGGAATGCTTATCTGCACATCAGTCTATCTCAAAGTGGCGCAACCAACAAGACGATGTCAAACTAGGATCTCTGGTACTAATAACAGACGAAAGACTTCCCCCGTCAAAATGGCCTCTCGCAAGAGTAATCCAACCTCACCCCGGAAAAGATGAACTTACTCGAATAGTCACTCTTAAGACTGCTGCAACAACTCTTACCAGACCAATTGTCAAGTTAGCTCTCCTTCCATTGGCTCCTCATCAGGAACAAACAGATTGA
- the LOC123263931 gene encoding uncharacterized protein LOC123263931, whose protein sequence is MKEAIWATYYHYSSTDTKPQHDNCPKGPDSWCAWQRASATNTLSSFKHEYTPLPDEVLIAMKPIYDDLSKDELLERCVGSFTQNNNESFNQLIWKITPKILPAGSKIVNIAALVAACIFNEGTSALLLIMHGMDLKLGRNSHEYARISDENRVCAAEKKSASETREARIRHRQEQKDALDIATAAGSLLYGPGIDDSL, encoded by the exons ATGAAAGAGGCTATATGGGCTACCTATTATCACTATAGCTCTACAGATACAAAACCTCAGCACGATAACTGCCCAAAAGGTCCAGACTCTTGGTGCGCTTGGCAACGAGCATCAGCTACAAATACTCTTTCATCATTTAAACATGAGTATACTCCATTACCAGATGAAGTTTTGATTGCTATGAAACCAATATATGATGATCTCAGTAAGGATGAGCTTCTTGAACGGTGTGTTGGTAGTTTCACACAAAATAACAACGAGAGCTTCAACCAGTTGATCTGgaaaattactccaaaaataCTTCCTGCTGGTTCAAAGATTGTTAATATTGCGGCATTGGTCGCTGCTTGTATCTTCAATGAAGGAACATCagctttattattgattatgcACGGTATGGATTTAAAATTAGGCCGAAACTCCCACGAATATGCCCGAATTTCGGATGAAAACCGTGTATGCGCAGCCGAAAAAAAATCTGCGAGCGAGACTCGCGAAGCCAGAATCCGTCATCGACAGGAGCAAAAGGATGCCCTGGACATTGCAACTGCTGCAGGATCTTTACTTTATGGCCCAGGAATCGACGATTCACT atGA